A genomic window from Bdellovibrionota bacterium includes:
- a CDS encoding polysaccharide biosynthesis tyrosine autokinase, producing the protein MPDLPVKEYLHQIWKRRKVAGLFLVSVFVIVTLVTMRQARVYRAVTVIEIGAETPDVAFFQDVVNVSPYGWWSALKYYETQYQILKSRALLSKVAARGIEKGLVKGMSADQLTSHLQNGISIGSDDKSRLAQVYFDDNEPKRAQTLANLIAEVYVDENLSQKLLGITQAVEWLNQRLKEIQAEKKQQEQELQKYKEEYKVVSLQDGENVAKANLVALTESLNTLKSKRIELEAQYRKLSELVKQSTRAEDLLGVVSSDLLTKLKHDLADLRSERSKLIYRYGEKHPSMIKLNAQVTEIERLIRQEVANEVSRLKTKFLLAKAEEDSISEALEKQKMEALRIDEVNRKLADIQVITNTNQQLFETLQKKIKEADLSGLVRSNNIRIVDRAVEPGSPIRPDVKTNLLLAVIIGLLGGIGLALALEYLDDTIKTHEDVERYLKLTVLGLIPRFGAGANGNGKDGEIAFVPFREPTVTVSEFYRTLRTNILFLSATKGLKKILIVSTGPGEGKTVTAINLGITLAQTGERTVIIDLDLRRPKLHHNFNAPSRMGVTNVLLGELTLEKAVQKSEIKDLDYLVAGSIPPNPAELLGSKELRQLLDRLAQMYDRVIVDSSPVAPVTDAVVVSQAVDGVVMIVRAAHTHRKAVIFALDQIKAVRAEVLGAVLNDVDIAKSTYGNYQYYKYGYYSYKTETEDAEEPELPRASA; encoded by the coding sequence ATGCCCGATCTTCCGGTCAAAGAATACCTTCACCAGATCTGGAAGCGGCGCAAAGTCGCCGGTCTCTTTCTGGTGTCCGTGTTCGTGATCGTGACGCTCGTGACGATGCGGCAGGCGCGTGTCTACCGGGCGGTAACGGTCATCGAGATCGGAGCCGAAACTCCGGACGTCGCGTTCTTCCAGGATGTCGTCAATGTCTCGCCGTACGGCTGGTGGTCGGCGCTCAAGTACTACGAAACCCAGTATCAGATCCTGAAGAGCCGCGCGCTTCTGAGCAAAGTCGCGGCCAGAGGGATTGAAAAGGGATTGGTCAAAGGGATGTCGGCGGATCAATTGACGAGCCATTTGCAGAACGGAATATCGATCGGCTCGGACGATAAAAGCCGTTTGGCGCAAGTCTATTTCGACGACAACGAACCGAAGCGGGCCCAAACCCTCGCCAACCTGATCGCGGAGGTCTATGTCGACGAAAACCTTTCCCAAAAACTTTTGGGGATCACGCAGGCCGTGGAGTGGCTGAACCAACGGCTCAAAGAGATCCAAGCCGAGAAAAAACAGCAGGAGCAGGAGCTTCAAAAGTACAAAGAGGAGTACAAGGTCGTTTCGCTTCAGGATGGGGAGAACGTGGCCAAGGCAAATCTTGTGGCGTTGACGGAATCTCTGAACACCCTCAAGAGCAAACGGATCGAGCTGGAGGCCCAATATCGAAAATTGAGCGAGCTGGTGAAACAGTCGACGCGTGCGGAAGACCTTCTGGGCGTGGTTTCCAGCGACCTTCTCACGAAACTGAAGCACGATTTAGCCGATCTTCGAAGCGAGCGGAGCAAGCTGATCTATCGGTACGGTGAAAAGCACCCCAGCATGATCAAGCTGAACGCCCAGGTAACTGAAATCGAAAGGTTGATCCGCCAGGAAGTGGCCAACGAGGTGAGCCGGCTGAAGACCAAGTTTCTTCTGGCGAAAGCGGAGGAAGATTCGATTTCCGAGGCGCTGGAGAAGCAAAAGATGGAAGCGCTTCGGATCGATGAGGTCAATCGAAAACTGGCCGACATTCAGGTGATCACGAATACGAATCAGCAGCTCTTTGAGACGCTTCAAAAGAAAATCAAAGAGGCGGATCTCTCCGGTTTGGTGCGGAGTAACAACATCCGGATCGTCGACCGAGCCGTCGAACCGGGCAGTCCCATCCGTCCCGACGTCAAGACAAACCTGCTGCTGGCCGTAATTATCGGTCTCTTGGGCGGAATCGGACTCGCGCTGGCCCTCGAATATTTGGACGACACGATCAAAACGCACGAAGATGTCGAACGATACCTTAAACTCACGGTTTTGGGGCTGATCCCACGCTTTGGCGCGGGGGCAAATGGTAACGGAAAGGACGGGGAGATAGCGTTTGTTCCGTTCCGGGAGCCCACGGTGACGGTTTCCGAGTTTTACCGGACACTTCGTACGAACATTCTGTTTCTTTCCGCGACGAAAGGCCTGAAAAAGATCCTGATCGTATCCACCGGTCCCGGAGAAGGAAAGACCGTTACGGCGATTAACTTGGGAATTACGTTGGCTCAGACGGGTGAACGCACCGTGATCATCGATCTGGACCTTCGCCGTCCCAAACTTCATCACAATTTCAATGCACCCAGCCGTATGGGCGTCACCAATGTTCTCCTGGGTGAACTTACGCTCGAAAAGGCCGTACAAAAGAGCGAAATCAAGGATCTCGATTATCTGGTTGCGGGGAGCATCCCTCCCAACCCCGCGGAGCTCTTGGGATCCAAGGAATTGCGGCAGCTTCTGGACCGCCTGGCCCAAATGTACGACCGGGTGATCGTCGATTCCTCGCCCGTGGCGCCGGTGACCGATGCCGTAGTGGTGTCCCAAGCGGTGGACGGCGTCGTCATGATCGTGCGCGCGGCGCATACGCACCGAAAAGCGGTCATTTTCGCCCTGGATCAGATCAAAGCCGTTCGCGCCGAGGTATTGGGAGCCGTTCTCAACGATGTCGACATCGCCAAATCGACGTACGGAAATTATCAGTACTACAAATACGGTTACTATTCCTATAAGACCGAGACGGAAGACGCCGAGGAACCCGAATTGCCCAGGGCGAGCGCTTAG
- a CDS encoding polysaccharide biosynthesis/export family protein: MSIIRTNRNLRALAFFAIAFCGGLLASENDYRVGIGDVLDVKVLGEAEFSGNFRVGTDGKIDYPYLRKIEVKGKTTEELGKMLTERLRDGYLADPQVNVEVRDYQSQRVMVLGAVKNPGTYVLKEETKVLDLISKAGGIAAEGGKRILLLKGALKNSSQKQAPAESNKKTGETGDQVPAVVVKEALSSPSIKPTVIDYYRLVHEGDFTENLVLEDGDILNVPKANEIFVLGNVARPGPVKYEDNLSILQAVTLAGGPTPEASTKSTYILRQEEKGETKINVRLDRILKNEEKNVMLKADDVIVVPESFF, translated from the coding sequence GTGTCTATTATTAGAACAAATCGCAACCTGCGCGCGCTCGCGTTTTTCGCTATCGCTTTTTGCGGCGGTCTGCTGGCGTCGGAGAACGACTATCGGGTCGGTATCGGAGACGTTCTCGACGTCAAAGTATTGGGGGAAGCCGAGTTTTCCGGAAATTTTCGCGTCGGCACGGACGGAAAAATCGACTACCCTTATTTACGTAAGATCGAAGTCAAAGGAAAAACCACGGAAGAACTCGGGAAAATGCTGACCGAACGCCTTCGGGATGGCTATCTCGCCGATCCCCAGGTAAACGTGGAAGTCCGCGATTATCAGAGCCAAAGAGTCATGGTCTTGGGGGCGGTAAAGAATCCCGGAACATATGTTCTCAAGGAGGAGACGAAAGTCCTCGATCTGATTTCAAAGGCGGGAGGAATCGCGGCCGAAGGCGGAAAGCGAATCCTCCTTCTTAAAGGCGCTCTGAAGAATTCGAGTCAAAAACAGGCCCCCGCTGAATCCAACAAGAAGACCGGGGAAACCGGAGATCAAGTTCCGGCGGTCGTGGTAAAGGAGGCCCTCTCTTCCCCCTCGATTAAGCCGACGGTGATCGACTATTATCGGTTGGTGCACGAGGGGGATTTCACGGAGAATCTCGTTCTGGAAGACGGAGACATTTTGAACGTGCCGAAGGCGAACGAGATTTTTGTTCTGGGCAACGTGGCCCGGCCGGGTCCGGTGAAATACGAGGACAATTTGAGCATTTTGCAGGCCGTGACCCTGGCCGGAGGCCCGACCCCAGAAGCGTCGACCAAATCGACCTACATTCTCCGGCAAGAGGAGAAGGGAGAAACGAAGATCAACGTGCGTCTCGACCGAATCCTCAAGAACGAGGAAAAAAACGTGATGCTGAAAGCGGATGACGTGATCGTCGTCCCGGAGAGTTTCTTCTAA